The Streptomyces sp. NBC_01197 genome window below encodes:
- the rplI gene encoding 50S ribosomal protein L9 produces MKIILTHEVAGLGSAGDVVDVKDGYARNYLVPRGFAIRWTKGGEQDVAQIRRARKIHEIATIEQANEVKAKLEGVKVRLAVRSGDAGRLFGSVTPADIASAIKAAGGPVVDKRRVELGAPIKTLGAHQVSVRLHADVAAQLGIEVVAA; encoded by the coding sequence ATGAAGATCATCCTCACCCACGAGGTCGCTGGCCTCGGTTCCGCCGGCGACGTCGTGGACGTCAAGGACGGTTACGCCCGCAACTACCTGGTCCCGCGTGGTTTCGCGATCCGCTGGACCAAGGGTGGCGAGCAGGACGTGGCGCAGATTCGCCGCGCCCGCAAGATCCACGAGATCGCGACCATCGAGCAGGCCAATGAGGTCAAGGCCAAGCTCGAGGGCGTGAAGGTCCGTCTGGCCGTTCGCTCCGGCGACGCCGGCCGTCTCTTCGGTTCCGTCACCCCGGCCGACATCGCCTCGGCGATCAAGGCTGCCGGTGGCCCCGTGGTCGACAAGCGTCGCGTCGAGCTCGGTGCGCCGATCAAGACCCTGGGCGCCCACCAGGTGTCCGTGCGTCTGCACGCCGACGTTGCCGCACAGCTCGGCATCGAGGTCGTCGCCGCGTAA
- the rpsF gene encoding 30S ribosomal protein S6 codes for MRHYEVMVILDPELEERAVSPLIETFLSVVREGEGKVEKVDTWGRRRLAYEIKKKPEGIYSVIDLQAEPAVVKELDRQMNLNESVLRTKVLRPETH; via the coding sequence ATGCGTCACTACGAAGTGATGGTCATCCTCGACCCCGAACTCGAGGAGCGCGCTGTCTCCCCGCTGATCGAGACTTTCCTCTCCGTCGTCCGTGAGGGCGAAGGAAAGGTGGAGAAGGTCGACACCTGGGGCCGTCGTCGTCTCGCTTACGAGATCAAGAAGAAGCCCGAGGGCATCTACTCGGTCATCGACCTGCAGGCCGAGCCTGCGGTCGTCAAGGAGCTCGACCGCCAGATGAACCTGAACGAGTCGGTCCTCCGGACCAAGGTCCTCCGCCCCGAGACCCACTGA
- a CDS encoding alanine racemase has protein sequence MALTLYVDTARWRAHQKSVIDRFPGIVPVCKGNGYGFGHSRLADEVTRFGSEIIAVGTTYEAARMKDSFGGDLLVLTPFRRGEEPVPLPDRVIRSVSSVDGVHALVGARVVIECMSSMKRHGVSEADLGRLHAAIDDVRLEGFALHLPLDRMDGSDAVEEVIAWMDRLRNARLPLHTMFVSHLKAEELARLQQQFPQTRFRARIGTRLWLGDHEATQYRGSVLDVTQVVKGDRFGYRQQKTASDGWLVVVAGGTSHGVGLEAPKALHGMMPRAKGVARAGLATVNRNLSPFVWAGKQRWFAEPPHMQVSILFVPSDAQEPRVGDELVAHLRHTTTQFDRLVDH, from the coding sequence ATGGCGCTGACCCTCTATGTCGACACCGCACGCTGGCGGGCGCACCAGAAGTCCGTGATCGACCGGTTCCCGGGGATCGTTCCGGTCTGCAAGGGCAATGGCTACGGCTTCGGCCACAGTCGGCTCGCGGACGAGGTGACGCGCTTCGGTTCCGAGATCATCGCGGTCGGCACCACGTATGAAGCCGCCCGGATGAAGGACTCCTTCGGCGGTGATCTGCTCGTCCTCACACCGTTCCGCCGCGGCGAGGAGCCCGTACCGCTTCCGGACCGGGTGATCCGCTCCGTCTCGTCGGTCGACGGCGTGCACGCCCTGGTGGGCGCCCGTGTGGTCATCGAGTGCATGAGCTCGATGAAGCGCCACGGCGTCTCCGAGGCGGACCTCGGCCGACTCCACGCGGCCATAGACGACGTACGCCTGGAAGGGTTTGCCCTCCACCTCCCGCTGGACCGCATGGACGGTTCCGACGCGGTCGAGGAAGTCATCGCCTGGATGGACAGGCTTCGCAACGCGCGGCTGCCTCTCCACACGATGTTCGTGAGTCATCTGAAGGCGGAAGAACTGGCGCGGCTGCAGCAGCAGTTCCCGCAGACGCGCTTCCGCGCCAGGATCGGTACGCGGCTGTGGCTGGGCGACCACGAGGCGACGCAGTACCGCGGCTCCGTCCTGGATGTCACCCAGGTCGTGAAGGGCGACCGTTTCGGCTACCGGCAGCAGAAGACCGCTTCGGACGGCTGGCTGGTCGTGGTCGCCGGCGGTACGTCGCACGGAGTGGGCCTGGAGGCGCCGAAGGCGCTGCACGGAATGATGCCGCGGGCGAAGGGCGTCGCGCGTGCGGGCCTGGCCACGGTGAACCGGAACCTGTCGCCTTTCGTGTGGGCGGGTAAGCAGCGCTGGTTCGCGGAGCCGCCGCACATGCAGGTGTCGATCCTCTTCGTTCCCTCGGACGCGCAGGAACCGAGGGTGGGAGACGAGCTGGTGGCCCATCTGCGGCACACGACGACACAGTTCGACCGTCTCGTCGATCACTGA
- a CDS encoding lipid II:glycine glycyltransferase FemX, protein MSLTLRTISREQHLAYIQSLPAASHCQVPAWAEVKTEWRSESLGWFDKDGQIVGAGLVLYRQLPKIKRYLAYLPEGPVLNWYAPNLNEWLQPMLAHLKEQGAFSVKMGPPVVIRRWNAAAIKSGIQDPDVKRLRDVEATHIEPRAFEVSDRLRKMGWQQGEDGGAGFGDVQPRYVFQVPLANRSLDDVLKGFNQLWRRNIKKAEKAGVEVVQGSYEDLAEWQRLYEITAERDHFRPRPLSYFQRMWSVLNTEDPNRMRLYFARHDGENVAAATMLIVGGHVWYSYGASANHKREVRPSNAMQWRMLRDAYAMGATVYDLRGISDSLDETDHLFGLIQFKVGTGGEAVEYIGEWDFPLNKLLHKALDIYMSRR, encoded by the coding sequence ATGAGCCTGACCCTGAGGACCATCAGCCGCGAGCAGCATCTGGCGTACATCCAGAGCCTGCCGGCGGCGAGTCACTGCCAGGTCCCCGCGTGGGCGGAAGTGAAGACGGAGTGGCGCTCGGAGAGCCTCGGCTGGTTCGACAAGGACGGCCAGATCGTCGGTGCGGGCCTGGTGCTCTACCGGCAGCTCCCCAAGATCAAGCGCTATCTCGCCTACCTTCCGGAGGGGCCGGTCCTCAACTGGTACGCCCCGAACCTCAACGAGTGGCTCCAGCCGATGCTGGCCCATCTCAAGGAGCAGGGCGCGTTCTCGGTGAAGATGGGGCCGCCGGTGGTCATCCGCCGGTGGAACGCCGCGGCGATCAAGTCGGGTATCCAGGACCCGGACGTGAAGCGGCTGCGCGACGTCGAGGCCACGCACATCGAGCCGCGGGCGTTCGAGGTGTCCGACCGGCTGCGGAAGATGGGCTGGCAGCAGGGCGAGGACGGCGGCGCCGGCTTCGGTGACGTGCAGCCGCGCTACGTCTTCCAGGTCCCGCTGGCCAACCGCTCGCTCGACGACGTCCTCAAGGGCTTCAACCAGCTGTGGCGGCGCAACATCAAGAAGGCCGAGAAGGCCGGTGTCGAGGTCGTCCAGGGCAGCTACGAGGACCTGGCGGAGTGGCAGCGGCTGTACGAGATCACCGCTGAGCGCGATCACTTCCGGCCGCGCCCGCTCTCGTACTTCCAGCGCATGTGGTCGGTCCTCAACACCGAGGACCCGAACCGGATGCGGTTGTACTTCGCCCGCCACGACGGTGAGAACGTCGCCGCGGCCACCATGCTGATCGTCGGCGGACATGTCTGGTACTCCTACGGCGCCTCCGCCAACCACAAGCGGGAAGTGCGGCCGTCGAACGCCATGCAGTGGCGGATGCTGCGGGATGCCTACGCCATGGGCGCCACCGTCTACGACTTGCGAGGCATCTCCGACTCGCTGGACGAGACGGACCACCTCTTCGGTCTGATCCAGTTCAAGGTGGGCACCGGCGGCGAGGCCGTGGAGTACATCGGTGAGTGGGACTTCCCGCTCAACAAACTGCTGCACAAGGCGCTCGACATCTATATGTCGCGCCGTTAA
- a CDS encoding transglycosylase domain-containing protein: protein MSEHRRKPPQSQSGGRAAARRDAQQPSGRRAAPPRTTTGSPSGSQDEEERPYGGRAEARRAAQRGGRRRAAEAGGGRGGRRGPGIGGRGGRGGPEGGRDRGPKKKRFIDYPRANLHGWRHWVPSWRLVTGLFVGFVGSILAAGTIAYAMVGIPDANKTSQAQNNVYYWSDGSQMVATGGEINRQIVPLAQIPSAMQNSVVSAENKSFYKDKGVDPMGIARAVFNMAKGGQTQGGSTITQQYVKNSRLGQEQTLSRKFKELFISIKVGAKMKKSDIMSDYLNTSYYGRGAYGIQAAARTYFGVDSEKLNPSQCAFLATLLKGASYFDPAGAVEIDPAATPKANLQRATSRWKWILDQMVKDGRLPAAERAKYKTFPKVDPPKKDAQLGGQTGYLVDLAKSYFVNNNKQGITSEDLAKGGYQIHTTFDKKKVKELESSVEKVRKAKIKPGQRPNTDTHVQFGGASVNAQTGAIAAIYGGEDATKHYTNNADYTGAQVGSTFKPFVLAAALEYGKRNPALGADQPDSDRTIVSPKSLYSGQNDLKIRNFDGSVWKNKAGKEWLQQNDGGDSVGKAPAFPIDLREAMRESVNSAYVQLGMDVGTDKVRQAAIDAGLRDDKQSMASSDYPSFSIGTSSPSAIRMAGAYATFANNGRQNEPFSVTKVTSEGRTVYQHSQVEKSAFSTAIASNVTDVLKTVVDKGTGTAARIPGRQIAGKTGTTDGNKSAWFIGYTPQLSTAIDMYRFDDNAKGKNRQFEEMYGTGGEKKIHGASFPAQIWHDYMSQALNNTPSTDFPAPEPLGKVVYGGGVASPKPTPVNTPSPTPSPSSPSPSPSDTPSPTPSPTESCNKWQDWTCGNDGGTNAGTDGGTGGGPSPTPSDTSGTGGQGSTGGGGGLFGGPGG from the coding sequence ATGAGCGAGCACCGTCGCAAACCGCCACAGTCGCAGAGTGGTGGACGTGCCGCGGCCAGGCGAGACGCCCAGCAGCCTTCCGGCCGCCGCGCAGCTCCCCCGCGAACCACCACCGGGTCACCTTCTGGTTCCCAGGATGAGGAGGAACGCCCCTACGGCGGCCGCGCCGAAGCCAGACGGGCTGCCCAGCGCGGCGGACGTCGTCGTGCCGCCGAAGCGGGCGGCGGCCGCGGCGGGCGGCGCGGTCCCGGCATCGGCGGCCGGGGCGGGCGCGGCGGCCCGGAAGGCGGCCGTGACCGGGGTCCGAAGAAGAAGAGGTTCATCGACTACCCGCGGGCGAACCTGCACGGTTGGCGCCACTGGGTGCCCTCCTGGCGGCTCGTGACCGGGCTCTTCGTCGGCTTCGTCGGCAGCATCCTCGCCGCGGGCACCATCGCGTACGCCATGGTGGGCATCCCGGACGCCAACAAGACCTCGCAGGCGCAGAACAACGTCTACTACTGGTCCGACGGCAGTCAGATGGTCGCCACGGGCGGTGAGATCAACCGGCAGATCGTGCCGCTCGCCCAGATTCCCAGCGCGATGCAGAACTCGGTGGTCTCGGCCGAGAACAAGTCCTTCTACAAGGACAAGGGCGTCGACCCCATGGGCATCGCGCGCGCCGTGTTCAACATGGCCAAGGGCGGTCAGACCCAGGGTGGCTCGACGATCACCCAGCAGTACGTGAAGAACTCGCGGCTCGGCCAGGAACAGACGCTCAGCCGCAAGTTCAAGGAGTTGTTCATCTCCATCAAGGTCGGCGCCAAGATGAAGAAGAGCGACATCATGAGCGACTACCTCAATACGTCGTACTACGGGCGGGGCGCCTACGGGATCCAGGCCGCGGCCCGTACGTACTTCGGGGTGGACTCCGAAAAGCTCAACCCGAGCCAGTGCGCGTTCCTCGCCACGCTACTCAAGGGCGCCAGCTACTTCGACCCGGCGGGTGCCGTCGAGATCGACCCCGCGGCGACGCCGAAGGCCAACCTCCAGCGGGCGACCAGCCGCTGGAAGTGGATCCTCGACCAGATGGTCAAGGACGGCCGTCTTCCCGCAGCGGAGCGGGCGAAGTACAAGACGTTCCCCAAGGTCGACCCGCCGAAGAAGGATGCCCAGCTGGGCGGTCAGACCGGCTACCTCGTCGACCTCGCGAAGTCGTATTTCGTCAACAACAACAAGCAGGGCATCACGTCCGAGGATCTCGCCAAGGGTGGCTACCAGATCCACACGACCTTCGACAAGAAGAAGGTCAAGGAGCTGGAGTCGTCCGTCGAGAAGGTCCGCAAGGCGAAGATCAAGCCCGGCCAGCGGCCGAACACGGACACCCACGTCCAGTTCGGCGGAGCGTCGGTGAACGCGCAGACCGGCGCCATCGCCGCCATCTACGGCGGCGAGGACGCGACGAAGCACTACACGAACAACGCCGACTACACCGGCGCGCAGGTCGGGTCGACCTTCAAGCCCTTCGTGCTGGCGGCCGCCCTGGAGTACGGGAAGCGCAATCCGGCCCTCGGCGCGGACCAGCCCGATTCGGACCGGACAATCGTCTCGCCCAAGAGCCTCTACAGCGGCCAGAACGACCTGAAGATCAGGAACTTCGACGGTTCCGTGTGGAAGAACAAGGCGGGCAAGGAGTGGCTCCAGCAGAACGACGGCGGCGATTCCGTCGGTAAGGCTCCGGCCTTCCCTATCGATCTGCGCGAGGCCATGCGGGAGTCCGTGAACTCCGCGTATGTCCAGCTCGGCATGGATGTCGGCACTGACAAGGTGCGCCAGGCAGCCATCGACGCCGGTCTGCGCGACGACAAACAGAGCATGGCCAGCTCGGACTACCCCTCCTTCTCCATCGGCACCTCCAGCCCGAGCGCGATCCGGATGGCCGGCGCGTACGCCACCTTCGCCAACAACGGCCGGCAGAACGAGCCGTTCTCGGTCACCAAGGTCACCAGCGAGGGCAGGACGGTCTACCAGCACAGTCAGGTGGAGAAGTCGGCGTTCTCGACGGCCATCGCCAGCAATGTCACCGATGTGCTGAAGACCGTGGTCGACAAGGGCACCGGCACCGCCGCCCGGATTCCCGGCCGGCAGATCGCGGGCAAGACCGGAACCACTGACGGCAACAAGTCCGCCTGGTTCATCGGCTACACCCCGCAGCTCTCGACGGCCATCGACATGTACCGCTTCGACGACAACGCGAAGGGCAAGAACCGCCAGTTCGAGGAGATGTATGGCACCGGCGGCGAGAAGAAGATCCACGGCGCCTCGTTCCCGGCCCAGATCTGGCACGACTACATGTCGCAGGCGCTCAACAACACGCCTTCCACGGACTTCCCGGCACCCGAGCCGCTCGGGAAGGTCGTCTACGGCGGCGGCGTCGCGAGCCCGAAGCCGACGCCGGTCAATACGCCTTCGCCGACCCCGTCACCGTCCAGTCCGTCGCCCAGTCCGTCCGACACACCTTCACCGACGCCCTCCCCGACCGAGTCCTGCAACAAGTGGCAGGACTGGACCTGCGGAAACGACGGCGGGACCAATGCGGGAACGGACGGCGGAACCGGGGGCGGCCCCAGCCCCACTCCCTCCGACACCTCCGGCACCGGCGGCCAGGGCAGCACCGGAGGCGGTGGCGGTCTGTTCGGCGGGCCGGGCGGATGA
- the rpsR gene encoding 30S ribosomal protein S18 codes for MAKPPVRKPKKKVCAFCKDKTQYVDYKDTNMLRKFISDRGKIRARRVTGNCTQHQRDVATAVKNSREMALLPYTSTAR; via the coding sequence ATGGCGAAGCCGCCTGTGCGCAAGCCTAAGAAGAAGGTCTGCGCTTTCTGCAAGGACAAGACCCAGTACGTGGACTATAAGGACACGAACATGCTGCGGAAGTTCATTTCCGACCGTGGCAAGATTCGTGCCCGCCGCGTTACCGGCAACTGCACGCAGCACCAGCGTGACGTCGCCACGGCTGTCAAGAACAGCCGTGAGATGGCGCTGCTGCCCTACACGTCCACTGCGCGATAA
- a CDS encoding single-stranded DNA-binding protein: MAGETVITVVGNLVDDPELRFTPSGAAVAKFRVASTPRIFDKQTNEWKDGEGLFLTCSVWRQAAENVAESLQRGMRVVVQGRLKQRSYEDREGVKRTVYELDVEEVGPSLKTATAKVTKTTGRGGQGGQGGYGGGGGQQQGGGNWGGAPSGGQQGGGGAAADDPWASNAPAGGGQQQGGGGWGGSSGGSGSGGGYSDEPPF, translated from the coding sequence ATGGCAGGCGAGACCGTCATCACGGTCGTCGGCAATCTCGTCGACGACCCCGAGCTGCGCTTCACCCCGTCCGGTGCGGCAGTCGCGAAGTTCCGTGTCGCGTCCACTCCCCGCATCTTCGACAAGCAGACCAATGAGTGGAAGGACGGCGAAGGCCTGTTCCTCACCTGCTCGGTCTGGCGTCAGGCGGCGGAGAACGTCGCGGAATCGCTTCAGCGAGGCATGCGCGTCGTCGTGCAGGGCCGACTGAAGCAGCGGTCCTACGAGGACCGCGAGGGCGTCAAGCGCACGGTCTACGAGCTGGACGTCGAGGAAGTCGGCCCCAGCCTCAAGACGGCCACGGCCAAGGTCACCAAGACCACCGGTCGAGGCGGTCAGGGCGGCCAGGGTGGTTACGGCGGCGGCGGTGGCCAGCAGCAGGGCGGCGGCAACTGGGGCGGAGCCCCCAGCGGAGGCCAGCAGGGCGGTGGCGGTGCAGCCGCCGACGACCCGTGGGCCTCCAACGCGCCGGCCGGCGGTGGCCAGCAGCAGGGCGGGGGCGGCTGGGGCGGAAGCTCCGGCGGTTCCGGCTCCGGCGGTGGCTACTCGGACGAGCCGCCCTTCTAG
- a CDS encoding glycosyltransferase family 87 protein — translation MCAMTSVHEDRPALKTAEPVVRPTQQDETAAAGSELIGGPAGRWARGVGGLTPVRVVALVAIGMFALGMVQKMPCYDWAWFQGATSQYNHACYSDIPHLYVGRGFADDLVPYFDRINGDMSYLEYPVLTGLFMEVASWLTPHGGSIQHREQIYWMVNAAMLMVCTAVIAVCVARTHRRRPWDGLMVALAPAFALTATINWDLFAVALTAAAMLMWSRGRALAFGVLIGLATAAKLYPVLLLGPLLVLCWRAGKWREYGRAVFGAAAAWLVVNLPVMLLAPEGWKKFYTFSQERNVDFGSFWLIITQRTGKPLDVGNVNTWAILLVILSCAGIAALTLTAPRRPRFAQLAFLVIAAFILTNKVYSPQYVLWLIPLAALARPRWRDFLIWQACEVMYFLGIWLYLAYTMSGDKPKGLPPEGYQFAIALHLIGTLYICAVIVRDILMPDRDGVRTDGSDDPSGGVLDGAEDVFVLGAAAHPARHAAHHYEGPQVEWGSGSVRE, via the coding sequence ATGTGCGCCATGACGAGCGTGCACGAGGACCGGCCCGCACTGAAGACCGCAGAGCCCGTTGTGCGGCCCACTCAGCAGGACGAGACCGCCGCGGCGGGTAGTGAGCTGATCGGCGGCCCGGCCGGGCGCTGGGCCCGCGGAGTCGGCGGGCTCACACCTGTCCGCGTCGTCGCACTGGTCGCGATCGGCATGTTCGCTCTCGGCATGGTGCAGAAGATGCCCTGCTACGACTGGGCGTGGTTTCAGGGGGCAACATCCCAGTACAACCACGCCTGCTACTCGGACATCCCCCACCTCTACGTCGGACGCGGTTTCGCCGACGACCTCGTCCCGTACTTCGACCGCATCAACGGCGACATGTCGTACCTCGAATACCCGGTGCTCACCGGCCTGTTCATGGAGGTCGCCTCCTGGCTCACCCCGCACGGGGGCTCCATCCAGCATCGCGAGCAGATCTACTGGATGGTCAACGCGGCCATGCTGATGGTCTGCACGGCCGTCATCGCGGTCTGTGTCGCCCGCACCCATCGGCGCCGCCCGTGGGACGGCCTGATGGTGGCCCTCGCACCCGCCTTCGCGCTCACCGCCACCATCAACTGGGACCTGTTCGCGGTCGCTCTCACCGCTGCGGCGATGCTGATGTGGTCGCGTGGGCGCGCGCTCGCCTTCGGTGTCCTGATCGGCCTCGCGACCGCCGCCAAGCTCTATCCGGTGCTGCTCCTCGGCCCGCTCCTCGTCCTGTGCTGGCGCGCCGGAAAGTGGCGTGAGTACGGACGGGCCGTGTTCGGGGCGGCGGCAGCCTGGCTGGTTGTGAACCTGCCCGTCATGCTGCTCGCGCCGGAGGGGTGGAAGAAGTTCTACACGTTCAGCCAGGAACGGAACGTCGACTTCGGTTCCTTCTGGCTGATCATCACCCAGCGCACCGGCAAGCCTCTCGACGTGGGCAACGTCAACACCTGGGCGATACTGCTGGTGATCTTGTCCTGCGCCGGGATCGCGGCCCTCACCCTCACGGCCCCCCGCCGCCCGAGGTTCGCACAGCTCGCCTTCCTGGTCATCGCCGCTTTCATCCTCACCAACAAGGTCTACTCGCCGCAGTACGTCCTGTGGCTGATCCCACTCGCGGCCCTGGCCCGGCCACGCTGGCGTGACTTCCTTATCTGGCAGGCGTGCGAAGTCATGTACTTCCTGGGTATCTGGCTGTACCTCGCGTACACGATGAGCGGCGACAAACCCAAGGGACTGCCGCCCGAGGGCTACCAGTTCGCCATCGCGCTGCACCTGATCGGGACGCTCTACATCTGCGCGGTGATCGTGCGGGACATCCTGATGCCGGACCGCGACGGCGTACGCACGGACGGCTCGGACGATCCGTCGGGAGGTGTGCTGGACGGCGCGGAGGACGTGTTCGTGCTCGGCGCGGCCGCTCATCCGGCGCGGCACGCCGCCCACCACTACGAGGGCCCGCAGGTCGAGTGGGGCAGCGGCTCGGTGCGCGAGTAG
- a CDS encoding PadR family transcriptional regulator — translation MSRRSGILEFAVLGLLRESPMHGYELRKRLNTSLGIFRAFSYGTLYPCLKTLVTSGWLIEEPGSAPEDAVAASLAGRRAKIVYRLTADGKEHFEELLSHTGPDTWEDEHFAARFAFFGQTEREVRMRVLEGRRSRLEERLEKMRASLVRTRERLDDYTLELQRHGMESVEREVRWLNELIESERAGRDQRRSPDADAAQQDISGDTGGLPRHRGTTPPDPSEDIAK, via the coding sequence TTGAGCAGGCGCTCCGGCATCCTCGAATTCGCCGTACTCGGTCTGCTCCGAGAGTCCCCCATGCACGGCTATGAGCTGCGCAAACGCCTGAACACCTCACTGGGGATCTTCAGGGCCTTCAGTTACGGGACCCTCTACCCCTGCCTCAAGACGCTGGTCACCAGCGGCTGGTTGATCGAGGAACCGGGCAGCGCCCCGGAGGATGCAGTAGCGGCTTCACTCGCAGGGCGCCGCGCCAAGATCGTCTACAGGTTGACCGCGGACGGTAAGGAGCATTTCGAAGAGCTTCTCTCGCACACCGGACCGGACACCTGGGAGGACGAGCATTTCGCTGCCCGTTTTGCCTTCTTCGGGCAGACGGAGCGCGAGGTGCGGATGCGGGTGCTGGAAGGCCGCCGCAGCCGGCTGGAGGAGCGTCTTGAGAAGATGCGCGCCTCTCTGGTCCGGACGCGCGAGCGGCTGGACGACTACACGCTTGAGCTGCAGCGGCACGGCATGGAGTCCGTGGAGCGCGAAGTGCGCTGGCTGAACGAGCTCATCGAGAGCGAGCGTGCGGGCCGGGATCAGCGACGATCCCCCGACGCCGACGCCGCTCAGCAGGACATATCAGGAGATACGGGCGGCCTGCCCCGGCATCGGGGTACCACCCCGCCGGATCCGTCCGAGGACATCGCTAAGTGA
- a CDS encoding inositol-3-phosphate synthase: MGSVRVAIVGVGNCAASLVQGVEYYKDADPAGKVPGLMHVQFGDYHVGDVEFVAAFDVDAKKVGLDLADAIGASENNTIKIADVPNTGVKVQRGHTHDGLGKYYRETIEESDEAPVDIVQVLKDKQVDVLVCYLPVGSEVAAKFYAQCAIDAKVAFVNALPVFIAGTKEWADKFTEAGVPIVGDDIKSQVGATITHRVMAKLFEDRGVRLERTMQLNVGGNMDFKNMLERDRLESKKISKTQSVTSQIRDRDLGADNVHIGPSDYVAWLDDRKWAYVRLEGRAFGDVPLNLEYKLEVWDSPNSAGVIIDAVRAAKIAKDRGIGGPILSASSYFMKSPPVQYFDDEAYENVEKFIKGEVER, encoded by the coding sequence ATGGGTTCGGTTCGCGTAGCCATCGTCGGCGTGGGTAACTGCGCCGCCTCGCTGGTGCAGGGCGTCGAGTATTACAAGGACGCAGATCCGGCCGGCAAGGTGCCCGGCCTGATGCACGTCCAGTTCGGCGACTACCACGTAGGTGACGTCGAGTTCGTCGCCGCCTTCGATGTCGACGCGAAGAAGGTCGGCCTCGACCTCGCGGATGCCATCGGCGCCAGTGAGAACAACACCATCAAGATCGCCGACGTGCCGAACACCGGTGTGAAGGTCCAGCGCGGCCACACCCACGACGGTCTCGGCAAGTACTACCGCGAGACGATCGAGGAGTCGGACGAGGCTCCGGTCGACATCGTCCAGGTCCTCAAGGACAAGCAGGTGGACGTCCTCGTCTGCTACCTGCCCGTCGGTTCCGAGGTCGCTGCGAAGTTCTACGCGCAGTGCGCCATCGACGCCAAGGTCGCGTTCGTCAACGCTCTCCCGGTCTTCATCGCCGGCACCAAGGAGTGGGCGGACAAGTTCACCGAGGCGGGCGTGCCGATCGTCGGTGACGACATCAAGTCGCAGGTGGGCGCCACCATCACGCACCGCGTCATGGCCAAGCTCTTCGAAGACCGCGGTGTGCGTCTCGAGCGCACCATGCAGCTGAACGTCGGCGGCAACATGGACTTCAAGAACATGCTGGAGCGCGACCGCCTGGAGTCCAAGAAGATCTCCAAGACGCAGTCGGTCACCTCCCAGATCCGCGACCGTGACCTGGGCGCCGACAACGTCCACATCGGCCCCTCGGACTACGTGGCCTGGCTGGACGACCGCAAGTGGGCGTACGTGCGCCTTGAGGGGCGTGCCTTCGGTGACGTTCCGCTGAACCTCGAGTACAAGCTCGAGGTGTGGGACTCCCCGAACTCCGCCGGTGTCATCATCGATGCCGTGCGCGCCGCGAAGATCGCCAAGGACCGCGGTATCGGCGGCCCGATCCTCTCCGCCTCCTCGTACTTCATGAAGTCGCCGCCCGTGCAGTACTTCGACGACGAGGCCTACGAGAACGTCGAGAAGTTCATCAAGGGCGAGGTGGAGCGCTGA
- a CDS encoding LppU/SCO3897 family protein: MSTPPPQGQNPYAQQPNAPYGQPQGGNPYGQQPQQPGPYGQPGQPGVPQQPSPYFNQGGGQIPMAPVAPRPAGNGKKILRIVIAVVVIGVAAFSWYSSQNDADTAKVGDCMHRGSSSDTDPKLEVVDCSDAKAQYKVAEKKDGDETCDRTRYNSYTETGGSKDFTLCLTDYKK, from the coding sequence ATGTCTACTCCGCCGCCCCAGGGCCAGAACCCATACGCCCAGCAGCCCAATGCTCCCTACGGACAGCCTCAGGGCGGCAATCCGTACGGACAGCAGCCGCAGCAGCCCGGCCCGTACGGACAGCCGGGACAGCCCGGCGTTCCGCAGCAGCCGTCGCCGTACTTCAACCAGGGCGGTGGCCAGATACCGATGGCTCCAGTGGCGCCTCGTCCTGCTGGCAACGGCAAGAAGATCCTGAGGATCGTCATCGCGGTGGTCGTTATCGGCGTGGCGGCCTTCAGCTGGTACTCCAGCCAGAACGACGCCGACACGGCCAAGGTCGGCGACTGCATGCATCGAGGCAGCTCCAGCGATACCGACCCGAAGCTTGAGGTCGTGGACTGCAGTGATGCGAAAGCCCAGTACAAGGTCGCCGAGAAGAAGGATGGCGACGAGACCTGCGACCGCACCAGGTACAACTCGTACACCGAGACCGGCGGCAGCAAGGACTTCACTCTCTGCCTGACGGACTACAAGAAGTAG